Proteins from one Cryptomeria japonica chromosome 4, Sugi_1.0, whole genome shotgun sequence genomic window:
- the LOC131079091 gene encoding chitinase 6-like: MESERKAMLILAVGIALLFESVSAQSVSSIISKYFFNTILNAADSSCAVKNFYAYDAFIQAANAYSGFGTTGTSDDGKRELAAFFAHVTQETASLCYIEEIDGAKKAFYDESSTQYPCVAGKTYFGRGPFLLTWNFNYGPAGNDIGFDALSYPEKVAQDATISFKTAVWFRMKQRNCHSAITSGQGFGATIQAVSGAIECTGRSPDIVNTRIKYYKNYCLKLGVDPGSNLSC, encoded by the exons ATGGAGAGTGAAAGAAAGGCAATGTTGATTTTGGCAGTGGGGATTGCTCTGCTGTTTGAGAGTGTTTCTGCACAGAGTGTCTCCTCCATCATAAGCAAGTATTTCTTTAACACCATTCTCAACGCTGCAGACAGCTCCTGTGCTGTAAAGAACTTCTACGCATACGATGCGTTCATCCAAGCCGCCAACGCTTACTCTGGCTTCGGCACCACAGGAACTTCTGACGATGGCAAGAGAGAGCTTGCTGCCTTCTTCGCCCATGTCACGCAGGAGACTGCAT CTTTATGTTATATTGAAGAGATCGATGGCGCAAAGAAAGCTTTCTATGATGAAAGCAGCACTCAGTATCCATGTGTTGCAGGCAAAACCTATTTCGGCCGGGGACCGTTCCTGCTAACCT GGAACTTCAACTACGGTCCAGCAGGAAACGACATTGGTTTCGATGCGTTGAGTTATCCGGAGAAAGTAGCGCAAGATGCCACCATTTCGTTCAAGACAGCAGTGTGGTTTAGGATGAAACAGAGAAACTGTCATAGCGCCATCACTTCTGGACAGGGATTCGGTGCCACAATCCAAGCTGTCAGTGGCGCTATCGAATGTACCGGTCGTAGTCCAGACATCGTCAACACACGTATAAAATACTATAAAAATTACTGCCTGAAGTTGGGTGTAGATCCAGGCTCCAACCTCTCCTGCTAA
- the LOC131047688 gene encoding chitinase 6-like, with protein sequence MESERKAVLVLVLAVGIAVLVGSVSAQNCGCSSNLCCSKWGYCGTGDDYCGTGCKEGPCSTSPTPSTPTTGGAVSSIISKDFFDAILNAADSSCAGKSFYTYDGFIQAANAYSGFGTTGSSDDAKRELAAFFAHVTHETGSFCYIEEINGASKDYCDETNTQYPCVADKGYFGRGPIQLSWNFNYGPAGKDIGFDGLNEPEKVAQDATISFKTAVWFWMKQSNCHSAITSGQGFGATIQAVNGDVECNGRKPDIVNRRINYYKNYCQKLGVDPGSNLSC encoded by the exons atggAGAGTGAAAGAAAAGCAGTATTAGTGTTGGTTTTGGCAGTAGGGATTGCTGTATTGGTTGGGAGTGTTTCTGCACAGAATTGTGGGTGTTCGAGCAATTTGTGCTGCAGCAAGTGGGGATACTGCGGCACTGGAGATGATTACTGCGGCACTGGCTGCAAAGAAGGGCCATGTTCCACCTCCCCCACTCCCTCCACTCCCACCACTGGCGGTGCTGTCTCCTCCATCATCAGCAAGGATTTCTTTGACGCCATTCTCAACGCTGCAGACAGCTCCTGTGCTGGAAAGAGCTTCTACACATACGATGGCTTCATCCAGGCTGCCAACGCCTACTCTGGCTTCGGCACCACTGGATCTTCTGACGACGCCAAGAGAGAACTCGCTGCCTTCTTCGCCCATGTCACCCACGAGACTGGAT CTTTCTGTTACATTGAAGAGATCAATGGCGCATCCAAAGATTACTGCGATGAAACCAACACTCAGTATCCATGTGTTGCAGACAAAGGCTACTTCGGCCGGGGACCCATCCAGCTATCGTG gaacttcaactatgGTCCAGCAGGAAAGGACATTGGGTTCGACGGGTTGAATGAGCCGGAGAAGGTAGCGCAAGACGCCACCATTTCGTTCAAGACAGCAGTGTGGTTTTGGATGAAACAGAGCAACTGCCACAGCGCAATCACCTCTGGACAGGGATTCGGTGCCACAATCCAAGCTGTCAATGGCGATGTTGAATGTAACGGTCGTAAACCAGACATCGTGAACAGGCGTATAAATTACTACAAAAACTACTGCCAGAAGTTGGGAGTAGATCCAGGCTCCAACCTCTCCTGCTAA